The following proteins are encoded in a genomic region of Actinomadura sp. NAK00032:
- a CDS encoding peroxidase family protein encodes MNVRKPRPSARGFASDGVSNRLRFLALTHGRPLWRLAESSTALRRRINAAVIDQACREMPPRPEPLSTMAPYTSWSSLTDRTYSGRHLPPVPDQETGRPTVEQAADLFARDGEMTPCPRSTVLFAYFAQWFTDGFLRGESEEPRDPRRSTSNHEIDLNPLYGLTAEATDAVRAREGGLLKSQLINGGEFPPYLCENGKIKPEFWALTAVRMDMLTDAQRDTLFATGGDRGNVQVGFTMMTVLFLREHNRVARTLAAENPGWDDERLFQTARNIVIVEVIRLVVEEYINHITPYHFRFLLDPRLTRMLQHAPWHRQNWASVEFNLVYRWHSLIPSSLVVGDTELPAARTLFGGALIPGPGLGRLFEDASEQRAGRIGLFNTDPILREVEISSIADARALQLASYNDYRAHCRFPRARGFAQVSGDPRVREALADRYRSVDDLELYVGLFAEEPGSPAAVLPPLLTKIIAIDAFSQALTNPLLAPRVLTAATFTPGGLRTIAETRTLGDVLARNTPEDPRPRFVSMTWRGAAR; translated from the coding sequence GTGAACGTGCGCAAGCCCCGCCCGAGCGCCCGCGGCTTCGCCTCCGACGGCGTCAGCAACCGGTTGCGGTTCCTCGCGCTCACCCACGGCCGGCCGCTGTGGCGGCTCGCCGAGTCGTCCACCGCGCTGCGCCGCCGCATCAACGCCGCCGTGATCGACCAGGCCTGCCGGGAGATGCCGCCCCGGCCCGAACCGCTGAGCACGATGGCGCCGTACACGTCCTGGTCGTCGCTGACCGACCGGACCTACAGCGGCCGGCACCTGCCGCCCGTCCCCGATCAGGAGACCGGCCGCCCGACGGTCGAGCAGGCCGCCGACCTGTTCGCCCGCGACGGCGAGATGACGCCCTGCCCCCGCTCCACCGTCCTGTTCGCCTACTTCGCCCAGTGGTTCACCGACGGGTTCCTGCGCGGCGAGTCCGAGGAGCCCCGCGACCCGCGGCGCAGCACGTCCAACCACGAGATCGACCTCAACCCGCTGTACGGGCTGACCGCCGAGGCCACCGACGCCGTGCGCGCCCGCGAGGGCGGGCTGCTCAAGAGCCAGCTGATCAACGGTGGCGAGTTCCCGCCCTACCTCTGCGAGAACGGCAAGATCAAGCCGGAGTTCTGGGCGCTGACGGCGGTCCGGATGGACATGCTGACCGACGCGCAGCGCGACACCCTGTTCGCGACCGGCGGCGACCGCGGCAACGTCCAGGTCGGCTTCACGATGATGACGGTGCTGTTCCTGCGCGAGCACAACCGGGTCGCGCGGACGCTCGCGGCGGAGAACCCCGGCTGGGACGACGAGCGGCTCTTCCAGACCGCCCGCAACATCGTCATCGTCGAGGTCATCCGGCTGGTCGTCGAGGAGTACATCAACCACATCACGCCGTACCACTTCCGGTTCCTGCTCGACCCCCGCCTCACCCGGATGCTGCAGCACGCGCCCTGGCACCGGCAGAACTGGGCGTCGGTCGAGTTCAACCTCGTCTACCGCTGGCACAGCCTCATCCCGTCCAGCCTGGTCGTCGGCGACACCGAACTGCCCGCCGCCCGGACGCTGTTCGGCGGCGCCCTGATCCCCGGCCCCGGGCTCGGCAGGCTCTTCGAGGACGCCTCCGAGCAGCGCGCCGGACGCATCGGCCTGTTCAACACCGACCCGATCCTGCGCGAGGTCGAGATCTCCTCGATCGCCGACGCCCGCGCCTTGCAACTGGCGTCCTACAACGACTACCGCGCCCACTGCCGCTTCCCCAGGGCGCGCGGCTTCGCCCAGGTCTCCGGCGACCCGCGCGTGCGGGAGGCCCTCGCCGACCGGTACCGCAGCGTGGACGACCTGGAGCTGTACGTCGGGCTGTTCGCCGAGGAGCCCGGGTCGCCCGCCGCCGTCCTGCCGCCGCTGCTCACCAAGATCATCGCGATCGACGCGTTCTCGCAGGCGCTCACCAACCCGCTGCTGGCCCCCCGGGTGCTGACCGCCGCGACCTTCACCCCCGGCGGCCTGCGGACGATCGCCGAGACCCGCACGCTCGGCGACGTGCTCGCCCGCAACACCCCCGAGGACCCGCGGCCCCGGTTCGTGAGCATGACGTGGCGAGGAGCCGCGCGATGA
- a CDS encoding cytochrome P450 — translation MQPEGYLAAYDALVRADPAAAQARLAGWLRTDWRELFAELRADRPVLAAPAFTLVTRHADVTEVLSRPAAFTVSAYRPSMEAALGAPIMLTRDGTPMNWREKGLMRVMLAPEDVPAVRALAGELADEALDGALDGAGGGLDAVAEVFRGVPLRVCARYFGFPGPDEATLSRWSRAIMTDVTANFAGDPGVHAASVAAGAEMMAYLRGLVAERRAAPDGADVLGRLVRTRLPAELGFDDERVAVNIAGTLLGFVENAAGSMTNVVSLLLGRPDLHAAAAAAAGDPERFDGHVWEALRFDPFLKMIARYSVRDHVLPSGETVPAGRLVLAAVASAMFDDDAVDDPAAFRADRSEDAWMHFGHGPHACLGVHPGRVVIAETVRRVMLRPGLRAGGDVRRDRDVFPDGFPLRFDAPAREGA, via the coding sequence ATGCAGCCAGAGGGGTACCTCGCCGCCTACGACGCCCTCGTCCGGGCCGATCCGGCCGCCGCCCAGGCCCGGCTGGCCGGGTGGCTGCGCACCGACTGGCGGGAGCTGTTCGCCGAGCTGCGCGCGGACCGTCCCGTCCTCGCGGCGCCGGCCTTCACCCTGGTCACCCGGCACGCCGACGTCACCGAGGTGCTGTCGCGGCCGGCCGCGTTCACGGTCAGCGCCTACCGTCCGTCGATGGAGGCCGCGCTCGGCGCCCCGATCATGCTGACCCGCGACGGGACCCCGATGAACTGGCGGGAGAAGGGCCTGATGCGGGTCATGCTCGCGCCCGAGGACGTGCCCGCCGTGCGCGCGCTCGCGGGAGAGCTCGCCGACGAGGCACTGGACGGGGCGCTCGACGGCGCCGGCGGGGGCCTCGACGCGGTCGCGGAGGTGTTCCGGGGCGTCCCGCTGAGGGTCTGCGCCCGCTACTTCGGCTTCCCCGGGCCGGACGAGGCGACGCTGTCGCGCTGGTCGCGGGCCATCATGACCGACGTGACCGCCAACTTCGCCGGTGATCCGGGGGTGCACGCGGCGTCGGTCGCGGCGGGCGCGGAGATGATGGCGTACCTGCGCGGCCTGGTCGCCGAGCGGCGCGCGGCGCCCGACGGCGCCGACGTGCTCGGCCGGCTGGTCCGCACCCGGCTGCCCGCCGAACTCGGCTTCGACGACGAGCGCGTCGCGGTCAACATCGCCGGCACGTTGCTCGGGTTCGTGGAGAACGCCGCCGGGTCCATGACGAACGTGGTGTCGCTGCTGCTCGGCCGGCCCGACCTGCACGCCGCCGCCGCTGCGGCCGCCGGCGACCCCGAGCGCTTCGACGGCCATGTGTGGGAGGCGCTGCGCTTCGACCCCTTCCTCAAGATGATCGCCCGCTACTCCGTGCGCGACCACGTCCTGCCCAGCGGCGAGACCGTCCCGGCCGGACGGCTGGTCCTGGCCGCGGTCGCCTCCGCCATGTTCGACGACGACGCCGTGGACGACCCTGCCGCCTTCCGGGCCGACCGGTCCGAGGACGCCTGGATGCACTTCGGGCACGGCCCGCACGCCTGCCTGGGCGTGCACCCGGGCCGGGTCGTGATCGCCGAGACCGTCCGCCGGGTCATGCTGAGACCGGGGCTGCGCGCGGGCGGGGACGTGCGCCGCGACCGGGACGTCTTCCCCGACGGCTTCCCGCTGCGGTTCGACGCTCCGGCGCGGGAGGGGGCGTGA
- the fxsT gene encoding FxSxx-COOH system tetratricopeptide repeat protein — protein MGMPVWLDFADKFASVIGATAGILGLVIASSQRRRGEDAEDGPRRPASTWAVWLRTAAVFGACSLIVLTVRALGLTSGSWEWPVSAIAVAVSVLACAAAVMAWLSFRRQSMPLLAAVRLLLTEQWQDARGHQYEYFVGEAPPLPEIYVEQKTEAVPQPGRAESQLFTIREMLLAHRSTVVVAEPGVGKSTAVALVLRDQCRWWLDASRSDDASGAPYGSVLPVSVPAELLADRSVSEALAAHCRRVTGRSVGAELFDDRPPNAESWLVIVDGLDQVLSSRRRARVLARLGDAVTANAGHRRFMITTRPLMLGELGNLSGEHITRFALRGFEQRDLYAFAERWVAHRDRTHSPGLEAPPITLERFVAAVSSSRLSAIARVPLIATITALILETDQDDALPTSRAGLYERFIQHLLNSRRAREDEDEGAAADLGRQGARGRQAWDWLSDNLRDLLEGAADLCLSQGGTQVAASAAAWVRGHAPPDLFDGLPGWEASVRGLLTSTSLIVPRTGGLQFAHPSIAEYLAAGPRGREFDRASWLADARSPDGRNLALFTLARSAHSADPMVTLLMERGGADTCVAGEIVADGIPVGAYLRAEVVDRLFDQLIRDDRSAPEALDVLVKLTSDDQVTGRLTTLATGDEGSPWVRAFTAEALCAVLPDGSAILRTALRESGEDEVRRWLLERLVLRGAATDQERETLASLAPATISGAAGGAMAAQWYRQITEDADADPGQRLRALLALADGGHAETVRCLEDVIVLPALTAEARLDAARAILQAGLAGVPEVLRRVAGGEDRDLDVRVPVLAALAAGGDTEARGLLDALSSAGGEEFAARFPSLALWSETSGMRSTERQAGRNPHVWGRIPPRNPYFSGRDDELAELRRRLAGGDTTQALHGLGGVGKTQLAIEYAYRFRDDYDLVWWIPSDQPSLVRGNLARLGAYIGARQAADVGTDAAITSVLHALQTGSPYDRWLLIFDNCDEPDELHHLLPSGPGHVLVTSRNHRWSSRAAGLAIDVFRRRESLAFLRHRIPGLDETTGDALADYLGDLATSLENAAGLLAETGRSAEDYLAELENQADARLRNGRPTEYPVSLMAAMESALKQVFEEDVLAAILLRHCAHFGPEPIPFDVLYTAHRVVAGMESLADPLRFLETVSRLRRYGLVTVDTPGRKIQVTRLVAALVRDDVPPAERERLLHHVHLMLAAGASDPDAPEARDQYSDLAGHIYLTATLECSHPDVRSFVLKCARFFALTGDHASCQTLMDRAVSAWEEDLDAAEPLMRQAQLLRARAHRALGDFASALQIAQNAWEAIPETQAEAKSSAARSLGVDLRLTGDFARARDLDRRAAASAVELFGDTGEEALGAALLLALDHELAGDYDSACRTYAQAAQALLSRRSARRWALAAMALSGAARASTLAGDYGAGRLLSGEARAVSLSSTVGNTVKAMVGRDAAVILRLMGSDPGAPTSGPERALEILTDIGTRHDPSGVDDLVFQLSLGNTLLAAGRPDEATDQLGTTLRKITEVLGDQHPFTYAAQSNLAAACRLEGAGSGSASMNHAAHQGLSQSLGPDHPYTLTCAVNMAGDHAAQGDLEAAAALGRTTLTALRTRLGETHPLTLAGAVNLSTDLRRLGDPGAAAMRDQALRHLAATADDTRPDAIDARQGRRLTPTIELPPLTDTDQL, from the coding sequence ATGGGGATGCCGGTGTGGCTGGACTTCGCGGACAAGTTCGCGTCGGTCATCGGGGCCACCGCCGGGATCCTGGGGCTGGTGATCGCGTCCTCGCAGCGGCGGCGGGGCGAGGACGCCGAGGACGGGCCGCGCAGGCCGGCGTCGACCTGGGCCGTCTGGCTCCGCACGGCCGCCGTGTTCGGGGCCTGCTCTCTGATCGTCTTGACGGTGCGCGCGCTGGGCCTGACGTCGGGCTCCTGGGAGTGGCCCGTGTCGGCCATCGCCGTGGCGGTGAGCGTGCTCGCCTGCGCCGCCGCGGTCATGGCCTGGCTGTCGTTCCGCCGGCAGAGCATGCCGCTGCTGGCGGCCGTCCGGCTGCTGCTCACCGAGCAGTGGCAGGACGCCCGCGGGCACCAGTACGAGTACTTCGTCGGGGAGGCGCCTCCGCTTCCGGAGATCTACGTCGAGCAGAAGACCGAGGCCGTCCCGCAGCCGGGACGGGCCGAGTCGCAGCTGTTCACGATCCGGGAGATGCTCCTCGCCCACCGGAGCACGGTCGTCGTGGCCGAGCCCGGCGTCGGGAAGTCGACCGCCGTGGCACTGGTCCTCAGGGATCAGTGCCGCTGGTGGCTGGACGCCTCCCGGTCCGACGACGCGAGCGGCGCCCCCTACGGCAGCGTCCTCCCGGTGTCGGTGCCCGCCGAGCTCCTGGCGGACCGGAGCGTCTCGGAGGCGCTCGCGGCGCACTGCCGCCGGGTGACCGGGCGGTCGGTCGGGGCGGAGCTGTTCGACGACCGGCCGCCGAACGCGGAGTCCTGGCTGGTGATCGTCGACGGGCTCGACCAGGTGCTCAGCTCGCGGCGCCGGGCCCGGGTCCTGGCCAGGCTGGGCGACGCGGTGACGGCGAACGCCGGGCACCGCCGATTCATGATCACGACACGTCCGCTGATGCTCGGGGAACTGGGCAACCTCTCCGGCGAGCACATCACGCGGTTCGCGCTCCGCGGATTCGAGCAGCGGGATCTGTACGCGTTCGCCGAGCGCTGGGTCGCGCACCGCGACCGGACGCACAGCCCGGGGCTGGAGGCGCCGCCGATCACGCTGGAGCGGTTCGTGGCGGCGGTGTCGTCGTCCCGGTTATCGGCGATCGCCAGGGTTCCGCTCATCGCGACCATCACCGCGCTCATCCTGGAGACCGACCAGGACGACGCCCTGCCCACCAGCCGCGCCGGCCTGTACGAGCGGTTCATCCAGCACCTGCTGAACTCGCGCCGCGCCAGGGAAGACGAGGACGAGGGCGCGGCCGCCGACCTCGGCCGGCAGGGCGCGCGGGGCAGGCAGGCGTGGGACTGGCTGTCGGACAACCTGCGCGACCTGCTGGAAGGCGCCGCGGACCTGTGCCTGTCGCAGGGCGGGACCCAGGTGGCGGCCTCGGCCGCGGCGTGGGTGCGCGGTCACGCGCCGCCGGACCTGTTCGACGGCCTGCCGGGCTGGGAGGCGTCCGTGCGCGGGCTCCTGACGAGCACCAGCCTGATCGTCCCCCGCACGGGCGGCCTGCAGTTCGCCCATCCGAGCATCGCCGAGTACCTCGCGGCCGGCCCCCGGGGGCGCGAGTTCGACCGCGCCAGCTGGCTGGCGGACGCGCGCAGCCCGGACGGCCGCAACCTGGCCCTGTTCACCCTCGCGCGGAGCGCCCATTCGGCCGACCCGATGGTCACGCTGCTGATGGAGCGCGGCGGGGCGGACACCTGCGTCGCGGGCGAGATCGTCGCGGACGGGATCCCGGTCGGCGCCTACCTGCGCGCCGAGGTCGTCGACCGGCTGTTCGACCAGCTGATCAGAGACGACCGCAGCGCGCCCGAGGCGCTGGACGTCCTGGTCAAGCTGACCTCCGACGACCAGGTCACCGGTCGGCTCACCACCCTGGCGACGGGGGATGAGGGGTCGCCCTGGGTGCGGGCGTTCACGGCCGAGGCACTGTGTGCGGTGCTCCCGGACGGCAGCGCGATCCTGCGGACCGCGCTGAGAGAGTCCGGCGAGGACGAGGTCCGGCGATGGCTCCTCGAACGGCTCGTCCTGCGCGGTGCGGCCACCGACCAGGAACGGGAGACGCTCGCGTCCCTGGCCCCGGCGACCATCTCCGGGGCCGCCGGCGGCGCCATGGCCGCCCAGTGGTACCGGCAGATCACCGAGGACGCCGACGCCGACCCGGGGCAGCGGCTGCGCGCGCTGCTGGCCCTCGCCGACGGCGGCCACGCCGAGACCGTCCGCTGCCTGGAGGACGTCATCGTCCTGCCGGCGCTGACGGCCGAGGCCCGGTTGGACGCCGCACGGGCCATCCTCCAGGCGGGCCTCGCCGGTGTGCCGGAGGTGCTGCGCCGCGTCGCCGGCGGTGAGGACCGGGACCTCGACGTCCGCGTCCCCGTCCTGGCGGCGCTGGCCGCCGGCGGCGACACGGAGGCGCGCGGGCTGCTGGACGCGCTGTCGTCCGCCGGAGGCGAGGAGTTCGCCGCCCGGTTCCCGTCCCTGGCCCTGTGGTCGGAGACGAGCGGCATGCGCAGCACCGAACGGCAGGCCGGCCGGAACCCGCACGTCTGGGGACGGATCCCACCGCGCAACCCGTACTTCTCCGGCCGCGACGATGAACTGGCGGAGCTGAGGCGCCGCCTTGCCGGCGGCGACACGACGCAGGCGCTCCACGGGTTGGGCGGTGTCGGCAAGACCCAGCTCGCGATCGAGTACGCCTACCGCTTCAGAGACGACTACGACCTGGTCTGGTGGATCCCCTCGGACCAGCCCTCCCTGGTCCGGGGGAACCTGGCGAGACTCGGCGCCTACATCGGCGCGCGGCAGGCCGCGGACGTGGGCACCGACGCCGCGATCACCTCGGTGCTGCACGCGCTCCAGACCGGCAGCCCCTACGACCGGTGGCTGCTCATCTTCGACAACTGCGACGAGCCGGACGAGCTGCATCACCTGCTGCCGTCAGGTCCCGGCCATGTCCTTGTGACCTCCAGAAACCACAGATGGTCGTCCAGGGCGGCGGGGCTGGCCATCGACGTCTTCAGAAGGCGGGAAAGCCTGGCCTTCCTGCGACACAGGATCCCCGGACTGGACGAGACCACCGGCGACGCGCTGGCGGACTACCTCGGTGATCTGGCCACGTCACTGGAGAACGCCGCCGGGCTGCTCGCCGAGACCGGACGATCCGCCGAGGACTACCTGGCTGAACTGGAGAACCAGGCGGATGCCAGACTGCGGAACGGCCGCCCGACCGAATACCCGGTGAGCCTTATGGCAGCCATGGAGTCGGCCCTCAAGCAGGTCTTCGAGGAGGACGTGCTCGCCGCGATCCTGCTGAGGCACTGCGCGCACTTCGGCCCCGAACCCATCCCGTTCGACGTGCTGTACACCGCGCATCGCGTAGTCGCCGGCATGGAGTCGCTCGCCGACCCGCTGAGGTTCCTGGAGACGGTGAGCCGCCTGCGCCGCTACGGTCTCGTCACGGTCGACACGCCGGGCCGAAAGATCCAGGTCACCCGCCTGGTCGCCGCCCTCGTCCGGGACGACGTCCCCCCGGCCGAGCGGGAACGCCTCCTGCACCATGTGCATCTGATGCTCGCCGCCGGCGCGAGCGACCCCGACGCCCCCGAGGCGCGGGACCAGTACTCTGACCTCGCCGGACACATCTACCTCACGGCGACGCTGGAGTGCTCGCATCCGGACGTCCGCTCATTCGTCCTCAAGTGCGCGCGGTTCTTCGCCCTCACCGGCGACCACGCGTCTTGCCAGACCCTCATGGACCGGGCGGTGTCCGCGTGGGAGGAGGACCTCGACGCGGCCGAGCCGCTGATGCGGCAGGCCCAACTGCTGCGCGCCCGCGCCCACCGCGCACTCGGCGACTTCGCCTCGGCCCTGCAGATCGCTCAGAACGCGTGGGAGGCGATCCCCGAAACGCAGGCCGAAGCGAAGTCGTCCGCGGCTCGGTCCCTCGGCGTCGACCTCAGACTCACGGGCGATTTCGCCAGGGCCCGCGACCTCGACCGCCGCGCGGCCGCGTCCGCCGTGGAACTCTTCGGCGACACCGGCGAAGAGGCCCTCGGCGCAGCTCTCCTCCTCGCTCTCGATCATGAGCTCGCGGGCGACTACGACTCCGCCTGCCGAACCTACGCACAGGCGGCCCAGGCCCTGCTAAGCCGGAGGTCGGCGCGGCGATGGGCGCTCGCCGCCATGGCGCTCAGCGGTGCCGCGAGGGCGTCCACCCTCGCAGGCGATTACGGCGCCGGACGGCTTCTCTCGGGGGAGGCACGGGCGGTGTCCCTCTCCTCCACGGTCGGCAACACGGTAAAGGCCATGGTGGGCAGGGACGCAGCCGTGATCCTGCGACTGATGGGCTCCGATCCGGGCGCCCCCACTTCAGGACCAGAGCGGGCGCTGGAGATACTGACCGATATCGGCACCCGGCACGACCCCAGCGGCGTGGACGATCTCGTCTTCCAGCTGAGCCTCGGAAACACCCTGCTCGCCGCAGGACGGCCGGACGAAGCGACCGACCAGCTCGGCACCACCCTGCGCAAGATCACCGAGGTGCTCGGCGATCAGCACCCCTTCACCTACGCCGCCCAGAGCAATCTCGCCGCGGCATGCAGGCTGGAAGGCGCCGGCTCGGGCTCTGCGTCCATGAACCACGCCGCCCACCAAGGGCTGTCGCAGAGCCTCGGCCCCGACCATCCCTACACGCTCACCTGCGCCGTCAACATGGCCGGCGATCACGCCGCCCAGGGCGATCTCGAAGCAGCCGCCGCCCTCGGGCGGACGACCCTCACCGCACTCCGCACACGTCTCGGCGAGACGCACCCGCTCACCCTGGCCGGTGCCGTCAACCTGTCCACCGACCTTCGCCGCCTGGGAGACCCCGGCGCGGCGGCCATGCGCGACCAAGCCCTCCGTCACCTCGCCGCCACGGCCGACGACACACGGCCGGACGCGATCGACGCCCGCCAAGGCCGCCGCCTCACCCCGACCATCGAACTGCCTCCACTGACGGACACCGACCAGCTATGA
- a CDS encoding ABC transporter permease — MARLALRGLLAHRLRLALTALAVILSVGFVSGTMILSATLDRSIGSAFSDLGQGTDAVVRTHRAVSTELGTDAPDRPVPASLLASVQSAPGVAKVHGEVTGFAGVIDKKGEVHGSPPQTGRDWNADPDLSPMRLTSGTGPRAADEIALDQNTADATGYKAGDRVKVVLASGVRTFTVSGIFQYGSSDALSALVVTAFQPQAAERLLMEHPGTYRQISVHAAPGVSQTELRDAIARVLPPGYEAVTGEKAIDEQTASVKDVLKMLRTFVLVFAFVAVFVGSFIIFNTFSMLVSQRTRELALLRAIGASRRQVTLMVMGEALGVGFLGSTAGLLAGGGLGLGLIALFGALDFGVPAGDLTLPPMAVLLSYAVGMLVTLVGAYLPASRAARIPPVAAMRDDAAAASGRSLRPRAIAGTAETAAGAVVMAVGFGGSGDAALAIAGGGAAALFIGITTLSPIVARPATRLLGWPFARIAGTTGRLSRENAQRNPRRTAATASALMIGLTLVSGVSVISASMAASTDRQVDEGLTTDYRIDAPSSLTPLSTEVRDAVAKTPGVRDAIGVATAPFELDGKASRATAGDATGLVRLYRLRVQAGSPSLGPDQLLVNRETADDNGWKVGSAVPGQYQDGSRTTFRIAGIYADVKSVLETAPTIILGAASYAEHYSDAQIDRIDIIKAPGTDAATVERALRGTLDRWPNLDLKNREQIKEQYTASIDLLLRVVLVLLALSILIAALGIVNTLALSVVERTREIGLLRAIGMQRGQVRRMIRFEAVVISTFGALLGLAVGVVIAVSIQNAAADEGMDVLSVPVGQLALYVLASALIGVVAAVWPARRASTMDVLRAIASTE; from the coding sequence ATGGCACGCCTGGCCCTGCGGGGCCTCCTCGCGCACAGGCTGCGGCTGGCGCTCACCGCGCTCGCGGTCATCCTCAGCGTCGGGTTCGTGTCCGGCACGATGATCCTCTCGGCCACCCTGGACAGGTCGATCGGCAGCGCCTTCTCCGACCTCGGCCAGGGCACCGACGCGGTCGTGCGCACCCACCGCGCGGTCAGCACCGAACTCGGCACCGACGCGCCCGACCGGCCCGTGCCCGCCTCGCTGCTGGCGTCCGTCCAGTCCGCGCCCGGGGTGGCGAAGGTGCACGGCGAGGTCACGGGCTTCGCCGGCGTCATCGACAAGAAGGGCGAGGTCCACGGGTCGCCGCCGCAGACCGGCCGGGACTGGAACGCCGACCCGGACCTGTCGCCGATGCGGCTGACATCCGGGACGGGCCCGCGCGCCGCCGACGAGATCGCCCTCGACCAGAACACCGCGGACGCGACCGGCTACAAGGCCGGCGACCGGGTCAAGGTGGTGCTGGCGTCCGGCGTGCGGACCTTCACCGTCTCCGGGATCTTCCAGTACGGCTCGTCGGACGCGCTCAGCGCCCTGGTCGTGACCGCGTTCCAGCCGCAGGCCGCCGAGAGGCTGCTGATGGAGCACCCCGGCACCTACCGGCAGATCTCCGTGCACGCCGCGCCGGGGGTGTCGCAGACCGAGCTGCGCGACGCGATCGCGCGCGTGCTGCCGCCCGGCTACGAGGCCGTCACCGGCGAGAAGGCGATCGACGAGCAGACCGCGTCCGTCAAGGACGTGCTGAAGATGCTGCGGACGTTCGTGCTGGTCTTCGCGTTCGTGGCCGTGTTCGTCGGCTCGTTCATCATCTTCAACACGTTCTCGATGCTGGTCTCGCAGCGGACCCGGGAGCTGGCGCTGCTGCGCGCGATCGGGGCGTCCCGCCGCCAGGTCACGCTGATGGTGATGGGCGAGGCGCTCGGCGTCGGGTTCCTCGGCTCGACGGCCGGCCTGCTCGCCGGCGGCGGGCTGGGCCTCGGGCTGATCGCGCTGTTCGGGGCGCTCGACTTCGGCGTCCCCGCCGGCGACCTGACCCTGCCGCCGATGGCGGTGCTGTTGTCGTACGCGGTGGGCATGCTGGTCACGCTGGTCGGCGCCTACCTGCCCGCGTCGCGGGCGGCGCGCATCCCGCCGGTCGCGGCGATGCGCGACGACGCGGCGGCCGCGAGCGGCCGGTCGCTGCGGCCGCGCGCGATCGCCGGGACGGCCGAGACGGCCGCCGGCGCGGTCGTGATGGCGGTCGGGTTCGGCGGGTCCGGCGACGCGGCCCTGGCCATCGCGGGCGGCGGCGCCGCCGCGCTGTTCATCGGCATCACCACGCTCAGCCCGATCGTCGCCCGGCCCGCGACCCGGCTGCTCGGCTGGCCGTTCGCCCGGATCGCCGGCACGACCGGCCGGCTGAGCCGCGAGAACGCGCAGCGCAACCCGCGCCGCACCGCCGCCACCGCGTCCGCGCTGATGATCGGGCTGACCCTGGTCAGCGGCGTGTCGGTGATCTCCGCGTCGATGGCCGCCTCCACCGACCGGCAGGTGGACGAGGGCCTGACCACGGACTACCGGATCGACGCGCCCAGCTCGCTCACCCCGCTCAGCACCGAGGTGCGGGACGCGGTCGCGAAGACGCCCGGCGTGCGGGACGCGATCGGCGTCGCCACCGCCCCCTTCGAACTGGACGGCAAGGCCAGCCGCGCCACCGCCGGCGACGCCACTGGGCTCGTGCGCCTGTACCGGCTGCGCGTCCAGGCGGGTTCGCCCTCGCTCGGGCCCGACCAGCTGCTCGTCAACCGCGAGACGGCCGACGACAACGGCTGGAAGGTCGGTTCCGCCGTGCCGGGCCAGTACCAGGACGGCTCCCGGACGACCTTCCGGATCGCCGGGATCTACGCGGACGTCAAGTCGGTGCTGGAGACCGCGCCTACGATCATCCTCGGCGCGGCGAGCTACGCCGAGCACTACTCGGACGCGCAGATCGACCGGATCGACATCATCAAGGCGCCCGGCACCGACGCCGCGACGGTCGAGCGCGCGCTGCGCGGCACCCTGGACCGCTGGCCGAACCTCGACCTGAAGAACCGGGAGCAGATCAAGGAGCAGTACACCGCGAGCATCGACCTGCTGCTGCGCGTGGTGCTGGTGCTGCTCGCGCTGTCGATCCTCATCGCCGCGCTCGGCATCGTGAACACGCTGGCGCTGTCGGTGGTGGAGCGGACCCGCGAGATCGGTCTGCTGCGCGCGATCGGCATGCAGCGCGGGCAGGTCCGCCGGATGATCCGGTTCGAGGCCGTGGTCATCTCCACCTTCGGCGCGCTGCTCGGCCTCGCGGTGGGCGTCGTGATCGCCGTGAGCATCCAGAACGCGGCGGCCGACGAGGGGATGGACGTCCTGTCGGTCCCGGTCGGGCAACTGGCGCTGTACGTGCTGGCTTCGGCTCTCATCGGGGTGGTCGCGGCGGTCTGGCCCGCCCGCCGCGCCTCGACGATGGACGTCCTACGCGCCATCGCCTCGACCGAGTAG